A window of the Dickeya dianthicola NCPPB 453 genome harbors these coding sequences:
- a CDS encoding PucC family protein: MTFTINAVTVIFSNLFIIRRVKTADIELSYGFLVFSVAFILIAISSLLDSPLQLVFYAIGIFFFSIAEVFFTVMIDAQAIANAPPNANGTIMGILGLFSMTGVGLGYTLNGILFDYFHSHDIDPWFWFFFIAISGLFFVIALAVSRSCKGNGARHRSG; encoded by the coding sequence ATGACATTTACCATTAACGCGGTCACCGTAATATTTTCAAACCTGTTTATTATCAGAAGAGTAAAAACCGCCGACATCGAACTTTCCTATGGTTTTCTGGTTTTTTCCGTCGCCTTTATTCTGATTGCTATATCGTCATTACTCGATTCCCCGTTACAACTGGTTTTTTACGCCATCGGCATATTCTTCTTCAGTATCGCCGAGGTATTTTTCACGGTAATGATAGATGCGCAGGCAATAGCCAATGCGCCGCCAAACGCCAACGGCACCATCATGGGCATACTGGGATTATTTTCGATGACTGGCGTCGGTCTTGGCTACACCCTGAACGGCATCCTGTTCGACTATTTCCATTCTCATGATATCGACCCGTGGTTCTGGTTTTTTTTTATTGCGATAAGCGGGCTCTTTTTCGTTATCGCCCTCGCCGTCAGCCGTTCCTGTAAAGGGAACGGGGCGCGCCATCGTTCAGGATAA
- a CDS encoding chemotaxis protein, whose product MDKFQREIEERTNLTSSNKFELLLFRLGSATGEGPSELFGINVFKLREIVPMPTLTKAAGMKPPMLGMINIRGQIIPVIDLPAVVGCAESTGRNILLVTEYARSTQAFAVESVDDIVRLEWSQVNTAEAGVSNTYITSIARLDSDPSSNRLALVLDVEQILHDIIPTEREIKIENVEEKTFHLKPGAVAIVAEDSKVARTMLETGLKVMNIPYIMHITGLEAWNKIKAMAAEAKAEGRSISDKIAFVLTDLEMPEMDGFTLTRNIKRDEVLKSIPVIIHSSLSGTANEDHVRNVGADSYVAKFEINELAAAIHNVVDRVKPASAK is encoded by the coding sequence ATGGATAAATTTCAAAGAGAGATTGAGGAGAGAACCAATCTCACCTCATCCAACAAGTTTGAATTGTTATTGTTCCGTTTAGGATCGGCTACTGGTGAAGGGCCATCCGAGCTGTTCGGCATCAATGTGTTCAAGCTTCGTGAAATCGTTCCGATGCCAACCTTGACCAAAGCTGCGGGTATGAAACCGCCGATGCTTGGCATGATTAATATTCGCGGGCAGATTATTCCCGTTATCGATCTTCCGGCGGTCGTAGGATGTGCTGAGAGTACCGGTCGCAATATCCTGCTGGTGACGGAATATGCGCGCAGCACCCAGGCTTTTGCGGTCGAATCCGTTGATGACATCGTCCGTCTTGAGTGGAGTCAGGTCAATACGGCTGAAGCAGGGGTCAGTAATACCTATATCACCAGTATTGCGCGTCTGGACAGCGATCCGTCGAGCAACCGTCTGGCGTTGGTGTTGGATGTGGAGCAGATCCTGCACGACATTATTCCGACCGAGCGCGAGATTAAGATTGAAAATGTCGAAGAGAAAACCTTCCACCTGAAGCCCGGTGCGGTGGCGATTGTGGCCGAAGACTCCAAAGTGGCGCGAACGATGCTCGAAACGGGGCTGAAGGTGATGAATATTCCGTACATCATGCATATCACCGGACTGGAAGCCTGGAACAAGATCAAGGCGATGGCGGCGGAAGCGAAGGCGGAAGGCCGGTCAATTTCGGACAAGATTGCCTTTGTACTGACCGACCTGGAAATGCCGGAAATGGATGGTTTTACACTGACGCGCAATATCAAACGTGATGAAGTGCTTAAGAGCATCCCCGTTATTATCCACTCTTCTTTGTCCGGCACCGCCAACGAAGACCACGTACGTAATGTGGGGGCGGATTCGTATGTGGCGAAATTCGAAATCAATGAACTGGCCGCCGCGATTCACAACGTGGTGGATCGTGTGAAACCGGCGTCAGCCAAATAA
- the mdcA gene encoding malonate decarboxylase subunit alpha, giving the protein MLSGQTSPRLWNTRRSEKQRRKASIPVPGKVLPTEHLVAMLEKLIAPGDRVVLEGNNQKQADFLSRTLAEVNPQKVHDLHMIMPSVGRSEHLDIFEKGIAHKLDFSFSGTQSLRISQLLEDGALEVGAIHTYIELYSRLYVDLIPNVALVAGYKADRKGNLYTGPSTEDTPALVEAAAFHDGIVIAQVNELVDDECDLPRVDIPGSWIDYVVVADKPFFIEPLFTRDPRLIKQEHILMAMMAIKGIYAEHQVQSLNHGIGFNTAAIELLLPTYGERLGLKGKICKHWTLNPHPTLIPAIESGWVDSVHCFGGELGMEAYIAARPDVFFTGADGSMRSNRAFCQLAGQYAVDMFIGSTLQVDGLGNSSTVTKGRLSGFGGAPNMGHDPHGRRHATPAWLAMINEPDPMQRGRKLVVQMVETFQAGVKPTFVEKLDAVEVAKAAGMPLAPVMIYGDDVTHVLTEEGIAYLYRADSLEERRAMVAAVAGITDIGLGVDAQRVAEFRRNGKVAYPEDLGIRRTEATRSLLAAGSVADLVEWSGGLYQPPAKFRSW; this is encoded by the coding sequence ATGTTGTCTGGGCAAACGTCACCGCGGCTCTGGAACACGCGCCGCAGTGAAAAACAACGGCGGAAGGCGTCGATACCCGTCCCGGGCAAGGTGCTTCCCACGGAACATCTTGTCGCTATGCTGGAAAAATTGATCGCTCCCGGCGATAGAGTGGTGCTGGAAGGCAATAACCAGAAGCAGGCCGATTTTCTCTCCCGCACGCTGGCGGAGGTCAACCCGCAGAAAGTGCATGATTTGCATATGATCATGCCGAGCGTCGGGCGCAGCGAGCATCTGGATATTTTTGAGAAAGGTATCGCCCACAAGCTCGATTTCTCCTTCTCGGGTACGCAAAGTCTGCGCATTTCGCAATTGCTGGAAGATGGCGCGCTGGAAGTCGGTGCTATTCATACCTATATCGAACTCTATTCCCGCCTGTATGTTGACCTGATCCCCAATGTGGCGCTGGTGGCGGGTTATAAAGCCGACCGCAAAGGCAACCTGTACACCGGCCCGAGCACCGAAGATACACCGGCGCTGGTTGAAGCCGCCGCATTCCATGACGGCATTGTCATCGCCCAGGTCAATGAGCTGGTGGACGACGAATGCGATTTACCGCGCGTGGATATCCCCGGTTCCTGGATTGATTACGTGGTGGTCGCCGACAAGCCGTTCTTTATCGAACCGCTGTTTACCCGCGACCCTAGGTTGATCAAACAAGAGCACATTTTGATGGCGATGATGGCCATCAAGGGCATTTACGCCGAGCATCAGGTGCAGTCGCTCAACCACGGCATCGGTTTCAACACCGCGGCGATTGAGCTGTTGCTGCCGACCTATGGCGAACGTCTGGGGCTGAAAGGCAAAATCTGTAAACACTGGACCCTCAACCCGCATCCCACCCTGATTCCGGCGATTGAAAGCGGCTGGGTCGATAGCGTTCACTGCTTTGGCGGCGAGCTGGGGATGGAAGCGTATATCGCCGCCCGGCCGGACGTGTTCTTCACCGGCGCCGATGGCTCCATGCGCTCCAACCGCGCGTTTTGCCAGCTGGCGGGGCAGTACGCCGTGGACATGTTCATCGGTTCGACATTGCAGGTCGATGGGCTGGGCAACTCCTCCACCGTCACCAAAGGGCGTCTTTCCGGCTTCGGCGGCGCGCCCAACATGGGGCATGACCCGCACGGTCGCCGCCACGCCACGCCGGCATGGCTTGCCATGATCAACGAACCCGACCCGATGCAGCGCGGGCGCAAGCTGGTGGTGCAAATGGTGGAAACCTTCCAGGCCGGCGTCAAACCGACCTTTGTGGAAAAACTCGACGCGGTGGAGGTGGCGAAGGCCGCCGGTATGCCGCTGGCGCCGGTGATGATTTATGGCGACGACGTCACCCATGTGCTGACGGAAGAAGGCATCGCCTATCTCTATCGCGCCGACAGCCTGGAGGAACGCCGGGCGATGGTGGCGGCGGTAGCCGGGATCACCGACATCGGGCTGGGGGTAGACGCGCAGCGCGTGGCGGAGTTCCGCCGCAACGGCAAGGTGGCTTACCCGGAAGATTTGGGGATCCGCCGTACCGAGGCCACCCGTTCGCTGTTGGCGGCCGGCAGCGTGGCCGATCTGGTGGAATGGTCGGGCGGCTTGTACCAGCCGCCGGCAAAATTCCGGAGCTGGTAA
- a CDS encoding triphosphoribosyl-dephospho-CoA synthase, with product MKPQRQSDAHGYAHWLAEAATRCLIEEARLSPKPGLVDGRGNGAHQDLTLALMERSAHSLTATFHSLALQCWQRPADAALRQLVGRVGREGEQRMMLATDGVNTHRGAIWALGLLVSAAAMLGGAGASQAIADTAARLARLPDNAAPAAFSNGRRATRRYQVPGAREEAQQGFPHITRLALPQLLRSRRQGASENAARLDALMAVMTSLSDTCVLSRAGLDGLEAMQRGARAVLAAGGASHPAGRRALEQLDARMLALNASPGGAADLLAATLLLDGIAQPSLYD from the coding sequence ATGAAGCCGCAGCGACAGTCCGACGCGCACGGGTATGCGCACTGGCTGGCCGAGGCCGCCACGCGCTGCCTGATTGAAGAAGCGCGGCTCAGCCCCAAACCGGGGCTGGTCGATGGCCGCGGCAACGGCGCGCATCAGGATTTGACGCTCGCGCTGATGGAGCGCTCCGCCCACAGCCTGACCGCCACCTTTCATTCGCTGGCGCTTCAGTGCTGGCAACGCCCGGCGGATGCCGCGTTGCGCCAGTTGGTTGGCCGGGTGGGGCGTGAAGGCGAGCAGCGCATGATGCTGGCGACCGACGGCGTGAATACGCACCGCGGCGCCATCTGGGCGCTGGGGCTGTTGGTCAGCGCGGCGGCGATGCTCGGCGGTGCCGGCGCCTCGCAGGCTATCGCAGACACGGCGGCGCGCCTTGCCCGCCTGCCGGATAACGCCGCGCCGGCTGCCTTCAGCAATGGACGACGGGCGACGCGGCGTTATCAGGTTCCCGGTGCGCGCGAAGAGGCGCAGCAGGGTTTCCCGCACATTACCCGGCTGGCGCTGCCGCAACTGCTGCGCAGCCGTCGGCAAGGGGCCAGCGAGAACGCGGCGCGGCTGGATGCGCTGATGGCGGTCATGACCTCGCTGAGCGATACCTGCGTGCTGTCGCGCGCCGGGCTGGACGGACTGGAAGCGATGCAACGCGGCGCGCGGGCGGTATTGGCGGCCGGCGGCGCGTCTCATCCCGCCGGGCGGCGGGCGCTGGAACAACTGGATGCGCGCATGCTGGCGCTGAACGCGTCGCCGGGCGGCGCGGCCGATCTGCTGGCCGCTACGCTATTGCTTGATGGTATCGCACAGCCATCTTTATACGATTAA
- the mdcC gene encoding malonate decarboxylase acyl carrier protein → MEHITLSFPATRTASGNALAGVVGSGDMEVLLTANAGQTLTIDITTSVDNSRARWQALFDRLRSLGGLPAGAMTIHDFGATPGVARIRIEQVFEGVNHA, encoded by the coding sequence ATGGAACACATTACATTGTCATTCCCGGCCACCCGCACGGCCAGCGGCAACGCACTGGCGGGCGTGGTGGGCTCCGGTGATATGGAAGTGCTGTTAACGGCGAACGCCGGACAGACGCTCACCATCGACATCACCACCTCGGTGGATAACAGCCGGGCGCGCTGGCAGGCGCTGTTCGACCGGTTACGTTCGCTCGGCGGCCTGCCTGCCGGCGCCATGACCATTCATGACTTCGGCGCCACACCCGGTGTGGCACGCATCCGTATCGAACAGGTTTTTGAAGGGGTGAATCATGCGTGA
- a CDS encoding biotin-independent malonate decarboxylase subunit beta: MRDDHSFIELKARERARALLDDDSYRELLDPFDGIVSPWLGPQGIVVQSDDGMVVAKGTLQGKPTVVIAIEGAFQGGSMGEVSGAKMAAALELAADDWRNAIPTQAILCLETGGVRLQEANLGLAAIADIHAAIVDLRRYTPVIGIIAGTVGCFGGMSIAAALCSHLIVTREARLGLNGPQVIEQEAGIAEYDSRDRPFIWSMTGGEIRHRSGLADSLAADGVNAVKQAVNDALAGGVPAQHRSDNYAWYLARLTGADTRVQADTQQIQQLFGEVNP; the protein is encoded by the coding sequence ATGCGTGACGACCACAGTTTTATCGAACTCAAAGCGCGGGAGCGCGCCCGCGCGCTGCTGGATGACGACAGCTACCGCGAATTGCTCGACCCGTTTGACGGCATCGTCTCGCCGTGGCTGGGGCCGCAGGGGATCGTGGTGCAGTCCGACGACGGCATGGTGGTGGCGAAAGGCACGCTGCAAGGCAAACCGACGGTGGTGATCGCCATTGAAGGCGCGTTTCAGGGCGGCAGCATGGGGGAAGTCTCCGGCGCCAAAATGGCCGCGGCATTGGAACTGGCGGCGGACGATTGGCGCAACGCTATCCCGACGCAGGCGATTTTGTGTCTGGAAACCGGCGGCGTGCGCTTGCAGGAAGCCAATCTGGGGCTGGCGGCGATCGCCGATATCCACGCCGCTATCGTCGACCTGCGCCGCTACACGCCGGTGATCGGCATCATCGCCGGCACGGTGGGCTGCTTTGGCGGCATGTCTATCGCCGCTGCGCTGTGCAGCCATCTGATCGTCACCCGCGAGGCGCGTCTTGGGCTTAACGGCCCGCAGGTGATCGAACAGGAAGCGGGCATTGCCGAGTACGACTCGCGCGACCGCCCGTTCATCTGGAGCATGACCGGCGGCGAAATCCGCCACCGCAGCGGCCTGGCCGACAGTCTGGCGGCCGACGGCGTTAACGCCGTCAAACAGGCGGTGAATGACGCGCTCGCCGGCGGCGTACCGGCGCAACACCGTTCGGATAACTACGCGTGGTATCTGGCGCGGCTGACCGGCGCCGATACGCGTGTGCAGGCCGACACGCAACAGATCCAACAGCTTTTCGGGGAGGTAAACCCATGA
- the mdcE gene encoding biotin-independent malonate decarboxylase subunit gamma yields MSQVAHRGALWLDALAHGKPRLAGLCPSVQAADGDIAGEAVRFIAVVPDADNHYPRAVKGEVGLLEGWTLAKVVHETLAADRHSDKKRPIVAVIDVPSQAYGRREEAFGIHQALAASAGAYAAARLAGHPVIGLIVGKAMSGAFLAHGYQANRLIAFNDPEVQIHAMGKASAARITLRSVEELEKLAAAIPPMAYDIRNYATLGLLSTLLDIGNPDAPSAGDVAQVTAALQQAVTDARRDPSLKTRLGADNRRSSSQVRERMRAQW; encoded by the coding sequence ATGAGTCAGGTAGCACATCGCGGCGCATTGTGGCTGGACGCGCTGGCACACGGTAAACCGCGGCTGGCCGGGCTGTGCCCGTCGGTACAGGCGGCTGACGGCGACATCGCCGGCGAAGCGGTCCGTTTTATCGCCGTTGTTCCTGACGCGGATAACCACTACCCGCGCGCCGTAAAGGGCGAAGTGGGGCTGCTGGAAGGGTGGACGCTGGCGAAAGTGGTACATGAGACGCTGGCGGCGGACCGCCACAGCGACAAAAAACGGCCGATTGTGGCGGTGATCGACGTGCCCAGCCAGGCGTATGGCCGCCGGGAGGAAGCGTTCGGCATCCATCAGGCGTTGGCGGCGTCGGCAGGCGCTTACGCCGCGGCGCGTCTCGCCGGTCATCCGGTCATCGGGCTGATCGTCGGCAAGGCGATGTCCGGCGCGTTTCTGGCCCACGGCTATCAGGCCAATCGGCTGATCGCCTTTAATGACCCAGAGGTACAGATTCACGCGATGGGTAAGGCCTCCGCGGCGCGCATCACGCTCAGAAGCGTGGAAGAATTGGAAAAGCTGGCTGCCGCCATCCCGCCGATGGCGTATGACATTCGCAACTACGCCACGCTGGGATTGCTGTCGACGCTGCTGGATATCGGTAATCCGGATGCGCCGTCCGCCGGCGATGTGGCGCAGGTGACCGCCGCGTTGCAGCAGGCGGTGACCGACGCCCGCCGCGACCCGTCGCTGAAAACGCGACTGGGCGCGGACAACCGGCGCAGTTCTTCGCAGGTGCGTGAACGGATGCGCGCGCAGTGGTAA
- a CDS encoding AEC family transporter yields MTYVIVHALAPIFIIMLLGFWAGKAKLVDNNNVALLNIFVMDFALPAALFSATVQTPWSGIVQQAPLIVVLTLAMWITYAAIYFLAVNVFHKTPQDAAVLTLTVALPNYAALGLPILGSVLGDGSATSLSVAVSIACGSVLMTPFCLLILEREKARASGGSQTSTLSMLPVLMWRSVKKPIVLGPLLGVVLSAIGLHMPELLLAAIKPLGLSATATALFLTGVILSARQLKINPVVTTAVLTKLLIQPALAWAVVLVLGLHGSVAITAILMIALSAGFFGVVFGNRFGVQSPDAEAVLLLSSVLCILSLPLFITLTSGM; encoded by the coding sequence ATGACTTATGTAATTGTTCATGCCCTCGCGCCGATTTTTATCATCATGTTGCTGGGGTTCTGGGCCGGCAAAGCCAAATTGGTGGATAACAACAATGTCGCGCTGCTCAATATTTTCGTGATGGATTTTGCGCTGCCGGCGGCGCTGTTCAGCGCCACGGTGCAAACGCCCTGGTCCGGCATTGTCCAACAGGCGCCACTGATTGTGGTGCTGACGCTGGCGATGTGGATAACCTACGCGGCCATTTATTTTCTGGCTGTCAATGTGTTTCATAAAACCCCGCAGGACGCCGCGGTGCTGACGCTCACCGTGGCGTTGCCTAACTACGCGGCGCTCGGCCTGCCGATCCTCGGCAGCGTGCTGGGCGACGGCTCGGCCACGTCGCTGTCGGTGGCGGTGTCCATCGCCTGTGGTTCGGTACTGATGACGCCGTTCTGTTTGCTGATTCTGGAGCGTGAAAAGGCGCGTGCGTCAGGCGGCAGCCAGACCTCTACGCTGTCGATGCTGCCGGTGCTGATGTGGCGGTCGGTGAAAAAACCGATCGTGCTGGGGCCGTTGCTGGGCGTGGTGTTGTCCGCCATCGGTCTTCACATGCCGGAATTGCTGCTGGCGGCAATCAAGCCGCTGGGGTTATCCGCCACCGCGACGGCACTGTTCCTGACCGGGGTTATCCTCTCGGCGCGTCAGTTGAAAATCAACCCGGTGGTCACTACCGCGGTGCTGACCAAGCTGCTGATTCAACCGGCGCTGGCGTGGGCGGTGGTGCTGGTGTTGGGGCTGCACGGTTCGGTGGCGATCACCGCGATTCTGATGATTGCCCTGTCCGCCGGCTTTTTCGGTGTGGTTTTCGGTAACCGGTTCGGCGTGCAGTCGCCGGATGCAGAAGCGGTGCTGTTGTTAAGCTCGGTGCTGTGTATCCTGTCGTTACCGCTGTTTATTACGCTGACATCAGGAATGTGA
- a CDS encoding malonate decarboxylase holo-ACP synthase has product MATTRPHDLLWLTSRDALEEIDARWVHSQWRPALPVVVRRDVDPAGRVPVGVRGLRRDQRAAGWVAAAHIVRVVTPEMLRELPSLLDSPFVSQPPVQVAIQLAQQRWPWQWGITGGTGYALATQVPVLHADSDLDLLIRAPQALDRDALADWQRQLSSSRLCRADTQVETPNGGFALAEWLRDGQALLKTDRGPRRVSDPWSMEW; this is encoded by the coding sequence ATGGCAACGACACGCCCGCACGATCTGTTATGGCTGACGTCCCGCGACGCGCTGGAGGAGATCGACGCGCGCTGGGTACACAGCCAATGGCGCCCGGCTCTGCCGGTGGTGGTGCGGCGTGACGTTGACCCGGCCGGACGGGTTCCGGTGGGGGTGCGTGGTCTGCGGCGCGACCAGCGCGCCGCCGGATGGGTGGCGGCCGCGCACATTGTCCGGGTGGTAACGCCGGAAATGCTGCGCGAGTTGCCATCGCTGTTGGATTCGCCGTTTGTGTCGCAACCGCCGGTGCAGGTCGCCATTCAACTGGCGCAGCAGCGCTGGCCGTGGCAATGGGGCATCACCGGCGGTACGGGATACGCGTTGGCGACCCAGGTGCCGGTGCTGCATGCCGACAGTGACCTGGACTTGCTGATTCGCGCGCCTCAGGCGTTGGACCGCGACGCGCTGGCGGACTGGCAACGGCAACTGTCGTCGTCGCGGCTGTGCCGGGCCGATACGCAAGTGGAAACCCCCAACGGCGGTTTTGCGCTGGCTGAATGGCTGAGAGACGGGCAGGCGTTGTTGAAAACCGACCGCGGGCCGCGACGGGTCAGCGACCCGTGGTCAATGGAGTGGTGA
- the mdcH gene encoding malonate decarboxylase subunit epsilon → MKILFTFPGQGAQQVGMLQQLPADTAVLDDAAAVLGDEIRQLDSPQALRHTRAVQLCLLITGVAWARALMARGVMPDMVSGLSIGAFPAAVVAGVLRFDDALRLVALRGELMEQAYPQGYGLTAIMGLSQPEVEALLVGSGAYLANLNAERQIVIAGSDESMAQVAERALQRGASRAQRLRVSVPSHCALLEAPAGQLAAAMASLPLSPAKCGYLSGSSARAIWQPERIADDLALNMARTVRWHEAMVAAEERDVRLAIEMPPGGVLTCLAKQAFSRAEAFSLARSGIDVVTHRAAQLRAQG, encoded by the coding sequence ATGAAGATTCTGTTTACTTTCCCCGGGCAGGGGGCGCAGCAGGTCGGTATGTTGCAGCAATTGCCGGCCGACACTGCGGTGCTGGATGACGCGGCCGCGGTGCTGGGCGACGAGATTCGCCAGTTGGACAGCCCGCAGGCGCTGCGCCATACCCGCGCGGTACAGCTGTGTTTGCTGATAACGGGCGTGGCCTGGGCCAGAGCGCTGATGGCGCGCGGCGTGATGCCGGATATGGTCAGCGGGCTGTCGATTGGCGCGTTCCCGGCGGCGGTGGTAGCCGGCGTGCTGCGCTTTGACGATGCGTTGCGGCTGGTGGCGTTGCGCGGCGAGCTGATGGAGCAAGCCTATCCGCAGGGATATGGGCTTACCGCCATCATGGGGTTGAGCCAGCCGGAAGTGGAAGCGTTGCTGGTGGGCAGCGGCGCGTATCTCGCCAACCTGAACGCCGAACGGCAAATCGTGATTGCCGGCAGCGACGAGAGCATGGCGCAGGTGGCGGAACGAGCGTTGCAACGCGGCGCCAGCCGGGCGCAGCGATTACGCGTCAGCGTGCCGTCGCATTGCGCGCTGCTGGAGGCGCCGGCCGGACAACTGGCGGCGGCGATGGCTTCGCTCCCGCTGTCGCCGGCGAAGTGCGGCTACCTGAGCGGCAGTTCGGCCCGGGCTATCTGGCAACCGGAACGCATCGCCGACGACCTGGCGTTAAACATGGCGCGCACCGTGCGCTGGCACGAGGCGATGGTCGCGGCGGAAGAGCGCGACGTCCGGCTGGCGATTGAGATGCCGCCGGGCGGCGTGTTGACCTGCCTGGCAAAGCAGGCGTTTAGCCGTGCAGAAGCGTTTTCTCTGGCGCGCAGCGGCATTGATGTGGTGACTCACCGCGCCGCTCAGCTCAGGGCGCAGGGGTAG
- a CDS encoding LysR family transcriptional regulator codes for MLKDSDITFRKLEIFKTFMETGNITRTAELLGLSGVSVHRALHTLEEGVRCPLFIHKGRNLVALPAAHTLLEYSQEAMLLMERGLEETRKTAGVGQGRLRIGTLYSLTLETVPRLIMGIKLRRPDLELDLTMGSNQRLLAMLDDQQLDAILISLSDNTLDSNRLEFLPLFEDDICLAAPAATKLDTRQPADLRDFHHQRFVSLSEGFATYAGFQEAFHIAGFEPEIVTRVDDIFSMLSLVQAGVGFTLIPERMKKVYENDVQLLKLAPPYQMRQLIAIVFARNREHDPNLLALVAEGRMYARSLNATPAP; via the coding sequence ATGTTAAAAGACAGCGACATCACGTTCCGCAAACTTGAGATTTTCAAGACGTTTATGGAAACCGGCAATATCACCCGCACCGCCGAACTCCTCGGGCTTAGCGGCGTCAGCGTACATCGGGCGCTGCATACGCTGGAGGAAGGGGTGCGCTGCCCGCTGTTTATCCACAAGGGGCGCAATCTGGTGGCGCTGCCGGCGGCGCATACGCTGTTGGAATACAGTCAGGAAGCGATGCTGTTGATGGAACGGGGGCTGGAGGAAACCCGCAAGACTGCGGGGGTCGGTCAGGGGCGCTTGCGTATCGGGACGCTGTATTCGCTGACGCTGGAAACGGTGCCGCGCCTGATTATGGGCATCAAGCTACGCCGCCCGGATCTGGAGCTGGACTTGACTATGGGGTCGAATCAGCGCCTGCTCGCCATGCTGGATGACCAACAGCTGGACGCGATTCTCATCTCGCTTTCCGATAACACTCTCGATAGTAACCGGCTGGAATTCCTGCCGCTGTTTGAGGATGACATCTGTCTGGCGGCGCCGGCCGCTACGAAGCTGGATACCCGCCAACCGGCCGACCTGCGTGACTTTCATCACCAGCGGTTCGTTTCGCTGTCCGAAGGGTTCGCCACCTACGCCGGTTTTCAGGAAGCGTTCCACATCGCCGGGTTTGAACCGGAGATAGTCACGCGGGTGGACGACATTTTCTCCATGCTGAGTCTGGTGCAGGCCGGCGTCGGTTTTACCCTCATTCCCGAGCGGATGAAAAAAGTGTACGAGAACGATGTGCAACTGTTGAAACTGGCGCCGCCCTACCAGATGCGCCAGCTCATCGCCATCGTGTTCGCCCGCAACCGCGAGCATGACCCGAACCTGCTGGCGCTGGTGGCGGAAGGCCGCATGTACGCCCGCAGCCTGAACGCTACCCCTGCGCCCTGA
- a CDS encoding metal ABC transporter permease, with product MEWLTLLVEPFSFPFMVKAMLAAGVVGMVCAVLSCFMVLKGWSLMGDAVSHAVLPGVVLAWLAGIPLAIGAFASGLFCALATGYVKERCRIKEDTVMGILFSGMFAVGLVLFSRVNTEQHLSHILFGNVLGITRYELQQTLAISLLVLAVVLIKWRDLVLYCFDATQAKICGLPVKLLHYGLLTLLSLTIVAALQAVGVILVIAMLITPGITGFVLCKRFGAMMLVAVSTATFSSVFGTWLSYFLDGATGPCIVIIQSLIFLIAQCVAKMRKSPH from the coding sequence ATGGAATGGTTAACTCTGCTCGTCGAACCGTTTTCCTTTCCGTTCATGGTTAAAGCCATGCTGGCGGCGGGCGTGGTCGGCATGGTGTGCGCGGTGCTCTCTTGTTTTATGGTGCTCAAAGGCTGGTCGCTGATGGGCGACGCCGTGTCTCACGCGGTGCTGCCCGGCGTAGTGTTGGCCTGGCTGGCGGGCATTCCGCTGGCTATCGGCGCGTTCGCCTCCGGTCTGTTTTGCGCGCTGGCGACCGGCTACGTGAAGGAACGTTGCCGCATCAAAGAAGACACGGTGATGGGGATTCTGTTTTCCGGCATGTTCGCCGTCGGTCTGGTGCTGTTTTCTCGGGTCAATACCGAACAGCACCTGAGCCATATCCTGTTCGGCAACGTACTGGGGATCACCCGCTATGAACTGCAACAAACGCTGGCGATCAGCCTGCTGGTGCTGGCCGTCGTGCTGATTAAATGGCGCGATCTGGTGTTGTACTGCTTTGATGCCACGCAGGCGAAAATCTGCGGCCTGCCGGTAAAACTGCTGCACTATGGCCTGTTGACCCTGCTGTCGCTGACCATCGTCGCCGCACTACAGGCCGTCGGCGTGATTTTGGTGATTGCCATGCTGATCACCCCCGGCATTACCGGATTTGTGTTGTGCAAACGCTTCGGCGCCATGATGCTGGTGGCGGTGAGCACCGCGACCTTCTCATCGGTTTTCGGTACCTGGCTCAGCTATTTCCTTGATGGTGCGACCGGGCCGTGCATCGTGATTATCCAGTCGCTGATTTTTCTCATCGCGCAGTGCGTGGCGAAAATGCGAAAATCGCCGCACTGA